From a single Onychomys torridus chromosome 9, mOncTor1.1, whole genome shotgun sequence genomic region:
- the LOC118591641 gene encoding 60S ribosomal protein L34-like produces MVQRLTYHRRLSHNTASNKTRLSRTPNHRIVYLYTKKVGKAPKPACDVCPGRLRGVHAGRPKVLMRLSETKKHVSRAYGGSMCAKCVRDRIKRAFLIEKQKIVVKLLKAQAQSQKAK; encoded by the coding sequence ATGGTCCAGCGTTTGACATACCATCGTAGGCTTTCCCACAACACAGCCTCTAACAAAACTAGGCTGTCTCGAACCCCTAATCACAGGATTGTTTACCTTTACACCAAAAAGGTTGGGAAAGCACCTAAACCCGCATGCGATGTGTGCCCAGGCAGGCTTCGAGGGGTTCATGCTGGGAGACCGAAAGTTCTTATGAGGTTGTCTGAGACAAAGAAGCATGTCAGCAGGGCCTACGGTGGGTCCATGTGTGCCAAGTGTGTCCGTGACAGGATCAAGCGGGCTTTCCTTATTGAGAAGCAGAAAATCGTTGTGAAGCTGTTGAAGGCACAAGCACAGagtcagaaagcaaaataa